Sequence from the Methanococcoides methylutens genome:
CAATGCTGCTCATTGCACAGCTGAAGACATCTGCGCAACTTTTGTGATACTTGAACTTTAAATGAAGGTCAGACATCGCAATAAAGATGCTGACTATATCAACATCGCAATCAATAGCTGCATCAACATCACTTATCACAGAGCGTGCAAGACAGCAAATATTTGAGTTTAACCCCATATTGCTGATCTCTTTGACGATCTCTTTCTCAGAACTGGAGACAACAGGAAATCCAGCTTCGATAACCTCGACGCCTATGGCATCGAGTTCCATTGCAAGATCGATCTTTTCTTCCTTTGTGAAAGCTACGCCTGGGGTTTGTTCACCGTCCCTCAATGTCACATCGCATATCTCGATGTCAAGAGGTTTCGTATCGATGAAGTTCATAAGTTCATTTTTGGAATAATAATCAGTGTTTGACATAGTATTGATTCCCACTCGTTGTTTGAGAAAGCAATATATAAATATGTAGGTTTTGAACCTACTTTTCAATTATCTGAGCTTGCTCTCTACTCTCTCATAAAAACCGCTTGCAGATGTTTCTACAAATCTTGCGGGGAAATTGGACATTGTAAGGGTAACAACATCGTTCTCCTGTATATTATGGGTGTACTGCCCGTCAACTACGAGGGCTGCTTCCTTTTCCGGAATGATCATCTCGACCTTGATAAGGCTCTCTGCAGGGACCACCCATGGTCTTGAGGATAACTTGAAAGGTGCAAGGGGTACAATTAGCGTTGCATTGACATTTGGATCGATGATGGGTCCGCCAGCACTCATTGCATATGCAGTAGATCCGGTAGGGGTTGCAATCACAACGCCGTCGGCACGTATGTCTTCCACTTTCCGGTCATCGATAGTGATCCTGAATGTAAGTATCTTTGCAGGTCTTGCAGTTGTAAGCACAACTTCATTGGTTGCAGGTGGTATCTTTTCCCCGTTGAGGTTGACGGAAAGGCGGGAACGCTCACTGTATTTGAAGCCTTTCAGCACTTTTTCAATGGTCTCAATTGCCTCTGAGGGATTTACGTCCACAAGAAATCCAAGTGTTCCCATGTTTATGCCTAATATTGGAAGCGGGTCCTCCATGCGGGCAATATTGCGAAGTACTGTGCCGTCTCCTCCTACGGAAATTAGAAGTTCGACTCCTTTTCCCCTCATCTTTTCCACAGGTGTGATTTCCACATCATGTAGGTTCAGGGGTTCGGCCGTTTTAGGACTGATGG
This genomic interval carries:
- a CDS encoding NAD(+)/NADH kinase codes for the protein MIIKKIGIVSRCDHEDALEMVRNIVEHFNSKVEIAISPKTAEPLNLHDVEITPVEKMRGKGVELLISVGGDGTVLRNIARMEDPLPILGINMGTLGFLVDVNPSEAIETIEKVLKGFKYSERSRLSVNLNGEKIPPATNEVVLTTARPAKILTFRITIDDRKVEDIRADGVVIATPTGSTAYAMSAGGPIIDPNVNATLIVPLAPFKLSSRPWVVPAESLIKVEMIIPEKEAALVVDGQYTHNIQENDVVTLTMSNFPARFVETSASGFYERVESKLR